The following nucleotide sequence is from Pseudobdellovibrionaceae bacterium.
GCGGGAACATATTCGAGACGTGATTGGCGCGAAAAATGATTTGCCCAGATTTGGGCTCAATTCCCCCAAGAATTTCTCTCATCTCCCCCAACAGAGCCTTGGTTGTGAGAGGTTCAATCTGACCCTTTTCAATGGACCGGGCATAGGGTGTTTTTGGTACTGGAGTCGTCGACAAAAAGGAAAAGAACTGGGGGGCCATTTGACTGATGATGACTCCCGTATCCCGACAATGGACCGATGAAAGCTCTGTCCCACCTAAGCCCAACATCGCAATCACCGAAAGCTTCCACCCTGCTGATTTGATTTTGAGCCCGGCCTCAAGCATCTCTTCCGCTGTGTTGCCTTTTTTCACCAGTTCCAAAACCTCATCATTCCCCGACTCCATTCCCAGGTAGGCCATATTCAGTCCAAGGTCCGCCAACTGGCGAAGCTCAGCCTCTGACTTATCCAGAATATTCTCTGCTGTTGCGTAGATCCCAAAACGACGAATGCCAGGAAAGCTCTTACGAAAATGCTCCAGGACTGGAACCAATACTTCCATGGGCGCCCCAAGAGCATCCCCATCACAGAGGAACACCTTACCTGACGGCCACATGTGGGCTCCCAGCTGCGCCTTTACCGAATCAATATCGGCCAGAATGTCATTCAATGGGCGAACCCGGTACTTTTTGCTCTGGTACATGGCGCAGTAAGTGCATTTATTGTTCGAGCAACCGAGTGTCACCTGCATAAGCAGGCTATATGCTTCAGACGGCGGGCGATACACTGGTGGTTCAAGGTTCAAAAGTAAGTTCATACTTTGCCCTTTAGGTACATTTGCCGCTTTCTCTCAGGAAACTTCTCAATCGCATAACGAAGCATGGTTCGAGGCATCGTCTTACAGTGCTTTTTCAAAAAGGCCTCAAGTCTCTTCACCTCTTTTTTCCCGGCCTCACGCAAGACCCATCCCACGGCCTTGTGAATCAGATCGTGTTCATCATGAAGGAGAACTTGAGCCAACTTGAAGGCATCGTCCAGATCACCATCTTTCACAAACCAGAGCGTCGATATGATGGCAACCCGCTTTGTCCATAAGCGCTCTGATTTGGCCCACTGGTAAAGGATCTTTCGATTCCTATTTTCCAAGTGCTGACCAACAATACGGGGGCAGGTGACATCAACCAGATCCCAGTTATTGATATAATTGAAGTGGTCAACATAGGTCTTGTAAAGACGCTCTCGTTCTTTGTCCGCCGAAGCCTTCTCGTATTTTTGAACCAAGATAATAAGACCCGCCATTCTCTCTTCGTGGTACTTGGACCTAATGACCCTCTTGGTTTCGGCGAGGCTCAGATCCTTGTACTCTTTGGCTACTTTCCGGCAGTCCGGCATGGTGATTCCGAGAAAAATATCTCCATAACCATACTCGCCTTTACCAGTCTTAAAAAAACTCTGATTTAGCTGTGCCCGCTTAAGGCTTGCAAATTGCCTGAGTCTCTTATGGATTTCGATGATGACCTCCACGAAAATAAATCTCCAGCCCGCCTCGACAATACTGCAACTTGGGATGATAATCATCCTTGATGATTGACGCGCAAATTGTCAAATGGAGCCGACTTGAAGTCATTTTTTGGAGCTTGATGATTGGCTTGGGAGAGGCCTACATCGGCGCCTATGCCTTGGCTTGTGGCTTTTCCGAGAGATACGCAGGCCTTATAGCAACCATTCCCCTTGGAGCAGCCTCCCTGGCCCAATTGTTTGCTCCCAAGCTGCTGCGGCTCCTTAAGGGG
It contains:
- a CDS encoding DNA alkylation repair protein, with amino-acid sequence MIIIPSCSIVEAGWRFIFVEVIIEIHKRLRQFASLKRAQLNQSFFKTGKGEYGYGDIFLGITMPDCRKVAKEYKDLSLAETKRVIRSKYHEERMAGLIILVQKYEKASADKERERLYKTYVDHFNYINNWDLVDVTCPRIVGQHLENRNRKILYQWAKSERLWTKRVAIISTLWFVKDGDLDDAFKLAQVLLHDEHDLIHKAVGWVLREAGKKEVKRLEAFLKKHCKTMPRTMLRYAIEKFPERKRQMYLKGKV
- a CDS encoding radical SAM protein, which encodes MNLLLNLEPPVYRPPSEAYSLLMQVTLGCSNNKCTYCAMYQSKKYRVRPLNDILADIDSVKAQLGAHMWPSGKVFLCDGDALGAPMEVLVPVLEHFRKSFPGIRRFGIYATAENILDKSEAELRQLADLGLNMAYLGMESGNDEVLELVKKGNTAEEMLEAGLKIKSAGWKLSVIAMLGLGGTELSSVHCRDTGVIISQMAPQFFSFLSTTPVPKTPYARSIEKGQIEPLTTKALLGEMREILGGIEPKSGQIIFRANHVSNMFPLAGTLPRDKQAILQQLDQWISQCPEGQYPNINPEYL